From Loxodonta africana isolate mLoxAfr1 chromosome 2, mLoxAfr1.hap2, whole genome shotgun sequence, the proteins below share one genomic window:
- the SNX18 gene encoding sorting nexin-18 isoform X2, whose translation MALRARALYDFRSENPGEISLREHEVLSLCSEQDIEGWLEGVNSRGDRGLFPASYVQVIRGPEPGPAGDGGAGAPARYANVPPGGFEPLPAAPPASFKPPPDAFQPLLQSQQTPPPSTFQPPGAGFPYGGGALQPSPQQLYGGGGGYQASQGSDDDWDDEWDDTSTVADEPGALGSGAYPDFDGSSSGAGGAAGRYRLSTRSDLSLGSRRSTAPTHHPQHHPSGAKSSATVSRNLNRFSTFVKSGGEAFVLGEASGFVKDGDKLCVVLGPYGPEWQENPYPFQCTIDDPTKQTKFKGMKSYISYKLVPTHTQVPVHRRYKHFDWLYARLAEKFPVISVPHLPEKQATGRFEEDFISKRRKGLIWWMNHMASHPVLAQCDVFQHFLTCPSSTDEKAWKQGKRKAEKDEMVGANFFLTLSTPPAAALDLQEVESKIDGFKSFTKKMDDSALQLNHTANEFARKQVTGFKKEYQKVGQSFRGLSQAFELDQQAFSAGLNQAIAFTGDAYDAIGELFADQPRQDLDPVMDLLALYQGHLANFPDIIHVQKASR comes from the coding sequence ATGGCGCTGCGCGCTCGGGCGCTGTACGACTTCAGGTCGGAGAACCCGGGCGAGATCTCGCTGCGGGAGCACGAGGTGCTGAGCCTGTGCAGCGAGCAGGACATCGAGGGCTGGCTGGAGGGCGTCAACAGCCGCGGCGATCGCGGCCTCTTCCCGGCCTCGTACGTGCAGGTGATCCGTGGCCCCGAGCCCGGCCCGGCGGGCGACGGCGGTGCGGGAGCCCCGGCCCGCTACGCCAACGTGCCGCCCGGCGGCTTCGAGCCCCTGCCTGCCGCGCCGCCCGCCTCCTTCAAGCCTCCGCCCGACGCCTTCCAGCCGCTGCTGCAGTCGCAGCAGACGCCGCCGCCGAGCACCTTCCAGCCGCCCGGCGCGGGCTTCCCTTACGGCGGGGGCGCTCTGCAGCCGTCGCCCCAGCAGCTCTACGGTGGGGGCGGAGGCTATCAGGCCAGCCAGGGTAGCGACGATGACTGGGACGACGAGTGGGACGACACTTCCACGGTGGCCGACGAGCCGGGCGCGCTGGGCAGCGGCGCGTACCCGGACTTCGACGGCTCGTCGTCGGGGGCCGGCGGCGCGGCAGGTCGCTACCGCCTGTCCACGCGCTCGGATCTGTCTCTGGGCTCTCGCCGCAGCACAGCGCCGACGCACCACCCGCAGCACCACCCGTCGGGGGCCAAGAGCTCGGCCACTGTGAGCCGCAACCTCAACCGCTTCTCCACCTTCGTCAAGTCTGGCGGGGAGGCTTTCGTGCTGGGCGAGGCGTCGGGCTTCGTCAAGGACGGGGACAAACTGTGCGTGGTTCTGGGACCCTATGGTCCCGAGTGGCAGGAGAACCCCTACCCCTTCCAGTGCACCATTGACGACCCCACGAAGCAGACCAAGTTCAAGGGCATGAAGAGCTACATCTCCTACAAGCTGGTGCCCACGCACACGCAGGTACCGGTACACCGGCGCTACAAGCACTTCGACTGGCTCTACGCGCGCTTGGCCGAGAAGTTCCCGGTCATCTCCGTTCCCCACCTGCCCGAGAAGCAGGCCACCGGCCGCTTCGAGGAGGACTTCATCTCCAAGCGCCGGAAGGGGCTCATCTGGTGGATGAACCACATGGCCAGCCACCCGGTGCTGGCGCAGTGCGACGTCTTCCAGCACTTCCTAACGTGTCCCAGCAGCACTGACGAGAAGGCCTGGAAACAAGGCAAGAGGAAGGCAGAGAAGGACGAGATGGTGGGGGCCAACTTCTTCCTGACTCTCAGCACGCCCCCCGCCGCCGCCCTCGACCTGCAAGAAGTGGAGAGCAAGATCGACGGCTTCAAGAGCTTCACCAAGAAGATGGACGATAGCGCGCTGCAGCTCAACCACACGGCCAATGAGTTTGCGCGCAAGCAGGTGACCGGCTTCAAGAAGGAGTATCAGAAGGTGGGCCAGTCCTTCCGTGGCCTCAGCCAGGCCTTCGAACTGGACCAGCAGGCCTTCTCGGCCGGCCTGAACCAGGCCATCGCCTTCACCGGGGATGCCTACGACGCCATCGGCGAGCTGTTCGCCGACCAGCCCAGGCAGGACCTGGACCCGGTCATGGACCTGTTAGCGCTGTATCAGGGGCACCTGGCCAACTTCCCGGACATCATCCATGTTCAGAAAG